The DNA segment cagcatatggtctcacaaggggtctgaggatctcatctcggtacctaatggcagtcaggctacctctggcgagcacatggagggctgtgcggccccccaaagaaatgccaccccacaccatgactgacccaccgccaaaccggtcatgctggaggatgttgcaggcagcagaacgttcaccatggcgtctccagactgtcacgtctgtcacatgtgctcagtgtgaacctgctttcatctgtgaagagcacagggcgccagtggcgaatttgccaatcttggtgttctctggaaaatgccaaacgtcctgcacggtgttgggctgtaagcacaacccccacctgtggacgtcgggccctcataccaccctcatggagtctgtttctgaccgtttgagcagacacatgcacatttgtggcctgctggaggtcattttgcagggctctggcagtgctcctcctgctcctccttgcacaaaggcggaggtagcggtcctgctgctgggttgttgccctcctacggcctcctccacgtctcctactggcctgtctcctggtagcgcctccatgctctggacactacgctgacagacacagcaaaccttcttgccacagctcgcattgatgtgccatcctggatgagctgcactacctgagccacttgtgtgggttgtagactccgtctcatgctaccagcattcaaaagtgaccaaaacatcagccaggaagcataggaactgagaagtggtctgtggtccccacctgcagaaccactcctttattgggggtgtcttgctaattgcctataatttccacctgttgtctattccatttgcacaacagcatgtgaaatttattgtcaatcagtgttgcttcctaagtggagtgtttgatttcacagaagtgtgattgacttggagttacattgtgttgtttaagtgttccctttatttttttgagcagtgtatatatatataataaatatacaaacaaacacataatGTTACTGGCCAGAGGCCAGTGCTCATGTGAGATTTTGTTCGGGGGCCAAGATTAAATGTATATAAATATGTTTTGGCTTAATCTGAACGTGCCTCTCTAGATATCATCCTCACCAAACAAGCCTAACCATTGAGGAGGCATTGtgtgggaaagatgaactgaaTCTATCCTTCTTGTTGTTTGACAGATTGAGAGCAGCCGGAACTCCAGCAGAAGAAACCAACGAAAGGCAGCACGATTGGCGAAGGTGCGGGACTACTTCacccagagagaggatgagacccaagagaaagagaagggagcaGTGGAACCATCACAGATCCCACAGGAAAGCACATTCCCACAGGAAAAGCTTTCAAAAAGGCCTGAGGTACAACCACTGCCACCACAGGGCAGGAAAGGGTTTGGGCTGCAGGCAACAGATTCTCTGTCTACGTGCAAAATGTCTCCTGGTATCCCAGACAGCACGTCTTGGCAGGAGTCAGTGAAACCTGAGAAAATAGACCCAACATTCCGATCAGCCCCAGCAGAGCTGAGAGGGAAACAGGCCTCACTGATCCCCAGCAGCGAGTCAGATTCAACTGATCAACCTGCTGCTGTGAGCCAAAATGGTGATACGTCTGTTTCCAGTGTGGAGGGAAGTGCTCTGATGCAGATGGAAATGGAGAAGGGTGGATCTGCCATCAGCACAGACATAACACATTCAGATAACATTGTCAGGTTGAAGAACAGCACAGCAGGCCCAGTCCCAGGCAGCCAGACCAATAGCTTTACGTTTGGTAATGTTGTGGCCCCACCATACTGTCAGGGGTTTGGTAGAGTGGAGAGTGGGAGTCCGAGCTTCACCCATAGAGGGAATCGAACAAGTGATCAATTGCATGAAGGGGATTCAACAGCCTGCACAGCCCAGAGTTACCCATCCACAGAGGAAGTAGAAACTCACTCCTGTGTTTCAGCTGATACTCGTGGAACACCTGAAGACAAGCCTGTAGATCAACAGGGGTCTCTTAAATCAAACCCAGAACACTTCAGCTCTGGATTAAGTACAGAAAAAGAGTCTGAACCTAAACTTCTGTCAGAAGAGGCAGGAGGTCTTCTCAGGACTCACACTGCCCTGaacactgctgctgctctcaGGGCACAAATCCTCAATGTGAGCTCAGGCGTCCAGGGGTCTGAGGAGAACATTCTGCCTCCTCAGACCCAGATGCAGCAGGACAGCAAGCtttcacaaacacaaaccccaTTACCAAACACAACACCTTCACAAACTCCAGTAGACACAGCACTTTCACAAACACAAACTCTGATAGATGCAACACAAGGCAGTTTCCAACAGTCACAAACTGAAATGGGGTCAAAGCATGTCTCTGCTGAGATGACTCTGCAGGGGGCCAGTTGTGGATATGAGAGACCTGATGAGTCACATGAAATGGAGAACCCTCTCTCAGCCAACACAGATGAATGGTCAACAAGCCCATTCACAGAAATAGTAGACACACCTATAGCCATGCTAGAGCCTGTGGATGCTGACCCAAAAGGTTTCACTTcaatgacagagacagaggaaaagATCACCACTGAGCACCAAAACTTTGCTGTGCCCTGTACGGACACACTGGAGGAAGAAACCAGTGGGACAGCGTTGAAAGATGATTCCATTGTCATTAAGGAATGGACATCATTGGAGAAATTAATGATGAGAAAACAAACAGATAAAGTGAAGGATGAACTATCATTTGAAGTGTCAAACACTTTATGCAATGAAGACAAACGGCATTCTATTGACAATGAGGATTATGATGATGTAGATGGAGAGATGTCAAACTATGTGAGGTATGATTATGATAAAGACACTGACAACGGCTCAAAGTTCAAAGAAGAAGATATTCATAAGGAAGTTGAACTGGTAATGATGAACAATAAGAAGTATTTAGTTCTTACAAAGAAGGAGATAGACGCAAGTGATGGACAACCATTTCTAAAGAAAAATCGAATAGTAAAAGACTGGGAGGGGATtgtggaagaggaagaggaggacatgATGGGGGAATATGTGGAGGAGGACGAATGGGAAATAGAAGAAGAGGAGATAGTTGTGGAAGAGGAGATGGTGGTTGGGACAAAGGAGTTggaggagataggagaggtgGAGGAAACAGAGGAGGACGTGgagaaggagaaacaagaaaTTATGATACAGGAAAAGATAGAAGGAAtggtgaaggaaggagaggaggtggtagttgaagaagagatggaggatttagaggaggaggatgttaagTGGATAgagtgggaggaagaggagattgtagaggaagaggaggaggagattgtagaggaagaggaggaggagattgtaGAGGAAGAAACTGCAGATGTAGAAGTAAAGGAAATTGTAGTAGATGATCAAAATGAGTTGGTAGACGAGTTTAGCATGAACATGGACAATATGAATGAGGGTGAGGGTGGTAAGAGCACAAATGTGAAGGTCACAGAAAAATCAAGCCCAGAAGATAATACATTAATGACGAACGAAGTGTCAAATCCTTGCCACAAAGAAGCTATCAATGACGTAAGGCTGGACACCAAGCATCCTGGAGGTGAAGAAATGGAATCTA comes from the Salmo trutta chromosome 4, fSalTru1.1, whole genome shotgun sequence genome and includes:
- the LOC115192724 gene encoding uncharacterized protein LOC115192724, with product MEPAAVEPIPTAVSSLLGVPGLITWDGDEANDAEVIGGIRPKSSPLPRRRSANDLKDCELELTPSSSRRVSFADALGLNLVKVKEFDSWDITIPLNFNAMEGEKEVEEYYLSLLYTPSPSQEAMALRVQEQKLELESIELLHQTTILRGVVRVLNVSFDKMVYIRTSLDAWATHFDLLAEYIPGSSDGDTDCFSFKLTLGPPFGEKGARVDFCLRYETPVGTFWANNSDQNYVIFCHQKIKEPKEKPQTDKSGRRKSILKAISHEFPCDENWSSTNAESSDVQNCGGKMASVNISESQSGALQDDRQNLMIESSRNSSRRNQRKAARLAKVRDYFTQREDETQEKEKGAVEPSQIPQESTFPQEKLSKRPEVQPLPPQGRKGFGLQATDSLSTCKMSPGIPDSTSWQESVKPEKIDPTFRSAPAELRGKQASLIPSSESDSTDQPAAVSQNGDTSVSSVEGSALMQMEMEKGGSAISTDITHSDNIVRLKNSTAGPVPGSQTNSFTFGNVVAPPYCQGFGRVESGSPSFTHRGNRTSDQLHEGDSTACTAQSYPSTEEVETHSCVSADTRGTPEDKPVDQQGSLKSNPEHFSSGLSTEKESEPKLLSEEAGGLLRTHTALNTAAALRAQILNVSSGVQGSEENILPPQTQMQQDSKLSQTQTPLPNTTPSQTPVDTALSQTQTLIDATQGSFQQSQTEMGSKHVSAEMTLQGASCGYERPDESHEMENPLSANTDEWSTSPFTEIVDTPIAMLEPVDADPKGFTSMTETEEKITTEHQNFAVPCTDTLEEETSGTALKDDSIVIKEWTSLEKLMMRKQTDKVKDELSFEVSNTLCNEDKRHSIDNEDYDDVDGEMSNYVRYDYDKDTDNGSKFKEEDIHKEVELVMMNNKKYLVLTKKEIDASDGQPFLKKNRIVKDWEGIVEEEEEDMMGEYVEEDEWEIEEEEIVVEEEMVVGTKELEEIGEVEETEEDVEKEKQEIMIQEKIEGMVKEGEEVVVEEEMEDLEEEDVKWIEWEEEEIVEEEEEEIVEEEEEEIVEEETADVEVKEIVVDDQNELVDEFSMNMDNMNEGEGGKSTNVKVTEKSSPEDNTLMTNEVSNPCHKEAINDVRLDTKHPGGEEMESINGEGESYIQSDKSASGKEGEGEGEEDHASTVSLSEDEMELYMHSLRAMQKLRNKDLALSLGKRPYISRRGSKPSMTSISESVDEEHLSNQEDQPDTETVEHQPTSTLPLVEGGQDSTRSNIMWWRESFSWHNPSKTLLYTILFVVFFFAAYH